TTTCGCGGACTGCCAGTGCAGGTTCGCGCCCTCGAGCAGCAGCATCGGGAAGAACGCGTACCCCTGCACGCGGACGAGCTTGCGAAGGAATCCGCTCCGGGACGCCGCGTCCTCCTCCCGGAATGAGAGCGCGGCGAACGAGACGTCCGGGTCCTTGCCGACGGTGTTCGGGTTGCCATGGTGCCGCGTGTGCTTGTTCATCCACCACGAGTAGCTCACGCCGGCGAGGAACGTGCCCGCGTACTGCGCGGTCCCGTCGTTCCACCGATGCGAGGCGAACACCTGCCGGTGTGCGGCCTCGTGGGACAGGAACGCGAACTGGGTGAACAACACGCCAAGGGCCGCCGCGACGATCAGCTGGAACCACGACGCTCCAAGGAACGCGAACGCGGCCCACGCGCCGCCGAGCGCCACGACCAGCACCCCGAACACGGCCCAGTAGTAGCCGGTGCGACGCTCGAGCAGGCCCCGGTTCTTCACCTGCCGCAGCAGGCCCGAGTAGAGCGAGGTACCGCCCCGCGACCCGGCAGGAGCCGGGCGGGTACGCGTGTACCCGAAGGATGTCATATCCGTCACAGTGCTTCGTCCTCTCCGTGGCGGCCGAACCGGAACCCCGGTCACTGCATCAGGGCTCCCCCCACACAATCAGCAGCACGCCACCGCTGTCCGGAATCGGGCAACGCGGCCGAGCCGTGAACGGCCACGAACACTGTTGCGCTTGAGCAGCGGCTAGCAAACGTTCAATCCCCCCGGGAAGAACCTCGCCAACGCCCAGCCACCATCGCTGGCACCTGCGTCCGGCCACCGATCGGCTATCGGACGGTCATGGCTCCGCCAGCGAGCTCGCTCCAACTGCCGCTCGGCGGCGCTGTCGTCCTACGAAGAAGTGATGCCGAGCTGTGCGAGAACGGGTTGGTCGCCGATGGTCTGCAGGTTCCACATCGGGCGCTTGAACGCACCGCGGGAGAGTCGCACGCGCTGCTCGTCGACCGGTTGCCCGGGCCGGGGCGATACCTGCGTGACACCGTTCGGCTTGTAACCGAGCTTGTAGGAGACGGACAGCGACGGGGTGTTCCAGGCCGCAGCACTTGACTCTGCCCATTCGGCACCGAGCGTGTCGAAGGCGAACAGCAGCAGGGCGGCGCGCATCTCGGTGCCGACGCCGTTGCCTTGGGCGCGTCGCGTCAGCCAGGAACCGGAGTTCACAGTCCGGCGGTCCACGAAGTTGAACGCGGCGAGGTCCTGCGCCCCGATCACCTCGTCGTCAAGAATGACGGCGAATTGGATCGTCCAGTTCTGCGGGGAGACCTGTCGGAGGCTCCACTGGTGCATCGCGAGGTTTCGCGGCAGCTCCTCCGGAGACGCATCGGTCCATGGGAAGCCAAACGGCATGCGGTCCGGGTTGTGGATGCCATCAAGAGCAGCCTGCGCCAGGGCAGGGAGGTCCTGGTCCCGGACCGGACGCAACACCAGCCGTGGGGTTCGGAGTTCGAGTCCGAACAACGGCCACAGCTTCTCTAGTTCCATCCCGCGACGCTACCTGCGCCGGTCACCGCAGCGACGCGTGTTACGCGCTCGGCCGCTGAGTAGGGGCCCTCGCATCTGTTCTCTCGCCGCGCACGGTGAGCGATCGGTCAACGGACGATGTGAAGCAAGCACGCTGGATCGTCACACCAGAAAGGCTCGGCAGTCGAGAACAACTATGTCAGCGCGCAGACCGCCCCGGACTAAGGCGACGATCGTCGCCTACGTAGCGCGCCCCATCGTTGTAAGCGGCCTCCCTCCTCACCACCTCCGCCAACACGGCACGCTCGACGAAAGCCGACCATGATGCATCGTCCTCAAGGTGCGCAGTGGCACGAAACGCTGCCTTCGCTCGCGCCCGGACCTGACGGCTCATATACGTCGTGACCGAGACGGTAGGCGACTCAGCGCGCTCCTCAACCTGCGCTTCTTCGGACTCAGGGGACTCCCCCGGCGTCTCCGGCGAAGCCACCGAAACTGGTCGCGCGGGCGGATCGGTGCGGTTCCTCGCACGCAGGCGTGACAAATCCATCGCCGCGCTGCGAGGAGCGAGGCCACCGACGTGACGATCAGGAATGGCGCTCACGCGGGCTGGTCCTCTCGCTCCGCCGCGCTGATGCGTTCGACGATGCTGGTAGCGACCGCATATAGATCATCGGCTACCGACGACGCCGTCCGGGGTGCATGGGCCTGCGCCACCGCCGTCCCTCGCCGCACCTCGTACCACTTCGGCGCGCTTTGGACCTGTTCATCAAGCTCTTGCGCGAGGAGGCCCCGTTCCCGAGTGGCTTGCGCAGTTGCTTCCGAGTGCCGAACCGTCGCCTCGAACACCACATCATGGTCGGAGTTGAACAAGGCCGCGATCTCGTTCCGAGCTGTCCGCTGGACGCTCTTCGCCCCGGTCCCGACCGCGGTCAACACGACACCAAGGAGGTCCAGGCTCGGGTTGATGTTAAGTACGGCATCCAACCGAGCCGCAACCGCGGTGAGGCCCTTCCTACTGGACTTGTCCGTCTTGACCGGGACGAGAGCCCAACGAGCGGCGGCCACGGCCGCTGTCTGCAACATCTCATCTCCCGGCGGGCAATCAACGATGATCATGTCGTAGTTGCCGGCCAGAGGCACCAGAACCGATGCGAGTGCGAGCTTGGCGCCATCGGGATCACGGTTGGCCCGAGCAGCGAGCCCCGCAGTCGCCTGATCAAGGGCAGGTCCGCCCACAAGCACGTCTAGGTTTGGTCTCACGTTGCTGACAGGTGCAGCCACTCCCCCGAACATGAGGGCCTGGGCAAGCGCACGGCCCTCATCGTCTCGGTCATCCCCCGTATAGCCAAGATCTTCAGCGAGATTCCCCTGAGGATCCAGATCCACCAACAGAACTCGATAGCCGCTGCTGGCCAGCAAACCACCGATGTTCGCGACAAGGGTCGTCTTCAGCACCCCTCCCTTCCCGTTGATGCACGCGATCACTCGCGAAAGGGCTGCCCGGTCCAGATCACCAACACCCAACGAACGGCCTCCCCGCGTTACTTGCATAACTGTCAGTACCAGCATTACGTGCATCAACAGTAAGGGCAACGGCATACTTCCGACGGAGCGGCACGCCGCCACTACCGGAACTAAGGGTACCAGTAACACATGTTTTACTTGTTTTGCTTGCATTACAAGTGTTACTTGCAATACCTGGATGCTCTACTGCAAGGGCTCCTCGAAGAGAAGTCCCGGCAAAGCCAGGTACTACGCCGCAAGTTCGCGGTCTCGAAGATCCTGGAGCAGTCCTAGTCGGACGAACCGCATGGCGGCCTGGTGGTCTCCTCGGCCGTCGCTCGAGCACGGGTACACCGGGTAAGCCTCCGGGCCGCCATGGTCGTCGACCGTTCGGAACATGACCACCTGTGTGGTTGGGGTTCGATCGCGGCCGCGTCTGCCAGCCTTTCGAATGAGATGGTTCTGCCACCATGCCCAGAGGTCGCGCTCGTCCACGTACTGCTGCTCGCGACGTCGGAGGATCCCGGTCACTCCGAGCTGCTTTGCTACGTGCGTGCGGAAGTCGTGCAAGCGGCGGCGCCATCCCGCGGGTGAAGCGATCGCGAGCGCGTGCCGGTGAAGCCGTACGAGGGCGGCGCGTGCGCGGCCGCGGGGGAGTCCTGCGCGGTCAGCGACAGCCTCGGGTGCGTTCTCCGCGGTCGTCAGGCTCTCGTACGTCCTGCGCGCTGTGGGGCCAAGTCCTGCGCGCGTGAACACGTCGTGCCGTCCTGCGTCGAGCCGGTCTTCCAACACTTCCAGGAGAGTAACTCTGACGTCGAAGAGCTCGGCCGGGGGGCGGGCGGTCACTTTGTGAAGTGGCCCGACGTGGTCCCCGGGTGTGGAGAACCGGTCTGACAGTCGCCAGACAGCCGCGTGGGGGCCGTCTGCCTGTCGGCAGCGGATGATCCAGCCGGCCTCGTGCAGGCGGCGGAAGGAGCGATCCACGGTGCTCGAGGGGACCCCGGTGGCGATCGCCACGGAGCGCAGCGCGGCGGCGACGTCGCGGGAGCCGGTGCGGAGGGAGAGCCAGGCGAGGTAGGTCAGGACGGTGCTGTCGTGCAGGTCCGCCTCGGTGCGGGTCCAACGGCCGGGAGAGGCCGTGAACGCCTGCAGCACGCCCTCGACGACGTCGACGATGCCGGTCAACTCGGTGAGGTCGCGCTGAGCGCGTTCCTCGGGCGCGTACCGGTACAGCACGGCGCGGTCCTGGGCCTTGGTCCACTGCCGCTCGAGGCGGGCGGCAGCCTCGGCCGCCGTGCGGGGCTCTCGGCCGCCGGCGGGACGGTTGCGGGTGCGGTAGTGCTCCATCCCTGGTGCGGTCTTCGCGGCGTGCTCGACGTCGGTGAGGGTCCACCCGGACACCGCGGCCGCGAGCAGGCACAGGTAGCCGGTGCGGGACGGGTCCCGTCCGCCGGCAACGGTGGCCATGTGCGCCTCACCCCACGCCGGCAGCGATCGATGCGCGCGGTGGCGGGTATCGACGGGCCCGGTGGGGGAGGAGTGTGCGGGATCCACGGCGGGGCGGAGCTCACGGAGCGCGGCGGTGACGCGGAGGAGGTCGCCGGCGGTAACGGTCGGGGTGCGGAGCACGTCGACGTTGTCGGCGCCGGCCATCACCTCGGACGCGCCTCCGCGTGCGTGCGGGGTCAGCGGGGGCCGGACGGCGCCGGTGCGGTCATTGCAGAGCAGCCCGTGGTCCAACGAGGGCAGCACCGCCTTCGCGGCGGCCGCGAGCTGCACCATCGTGGCCTTGTCGACGCCAGCGAGCGGCACCCACACGTGGAACCCGCCGGTGGGGCTCGACCGGCACACCACATGGGGGAGCGAGGCGTCGCGGAGGATCCGGACCAGGACACCGAGGTCCTCAGCCGCCTGGTCGAAGTCCTCCAAGGTCTTCGCGTCCAGGTCGAACGCGGCGAACCAGAACCGCCCGTCGAGACTCGTGAGGTCGATCGTCCACGGCGTCGCCGGCGGCGTGCCGAGCACGGGGTACTTCGACGGGTAGCTGTTCGACCGGATCGTCCCATCCGCCTCCGCGATCATGCGATTCACGTACCGGCGGGGCGCGATCGCGCGCGTCAACGCCCACGCAGCGTCCGGCGAGGACACGCGGGCAAAATTATGGGTACTCGGCGCAGCAACGTGCGTTACGATGGCGACACCTCCCCTCCTCGGAGTGGTGGTACGACGAAGGCTCCCGGCTCCAACCGGGCTTCTTCTTCGGGACTCTCACGACCTGGACTGTTTGGCGACATAGCAGGTTGTGAACATGACTTGGGGCTTAGCCCTGGACCCCCGCCTTGTGCGGGGGTTCTGTCGTTAAGCGGCTGGGATCGGCAGCTCCTCTCGCTGTGGGCGCGGTCCAGCTACAAGCGGCAGGGCACCAACGGTGTCTGCCTGCTGCCGGAAGTAGCTGTCCAAGTAGTAGGCAATCGAGACGCCGCTGTCCGCTGCAGCGTTCTCGATCAGATCTCGCACTTCGGGCGAGACGCGAGCTTGCAGCGACACTGTCGGCCTGGCTTGCCTTGGCCTCCGTGCGCGACCCTGGATTGCGCTCATACGCGTGATCCTCTCGCTCTTAATGCTTGCATTGCCGGAACCTGGGTGGCGTGTCGCCCAGGTGTGGAGCCGACAGCCCAGCTCCAGAGCCCTCCCGCCACCTTGCGGGCTGCGGCCGAGGACCCACAGCAATGATACCTATACGAGGTTGCACCGACGCGTAATTACGCTCTGCACCTGAGGAACTGAGACGCTGACAGGTGGTAAAGCCCGGGATCGCTGTTCACCTCGAGGCCGTGAGGGACCGCCGGGAACCGAACTAGTTCCAGCGCAGGGTGACGGGCGGCGAGGGCTTCGGTAACGGCTGAGGGTGCTTGTTCGTCGCCGCGGCTGTACACGGTAAGAATCGGCAGCTGAGGTGGCAGCGCAGGTCTGAGGTCGCGGCGTCGGAGGCGTCGGGGGAGTCCGGCGAGCTGGTGCAGGATTGGCGTGGTGAGGATGAGGACGCCGGCGTGCGCGACGACGGCGGGGAGGTGCGCGGCGCGAACGCCGGCGGTGATGGCGGCAGGCCAGTCGAACACCGGACAGATCGCGACGATGCCTGCGATCGCAGCGCGGTGTGTGCCGTGGGTTGCGGCGAGGAGGGCGGCGGTGGCGCCCATGGACCATCCGAAGAGGATCACCTTGTGCGCGCCGTGGGCGAGGGCGTAGTCGATGGCATCGTCGACGTCGCGCCACTCGTTTTGTCCGAGGGTGACGAGGTTGGGCCCTGGCGTTTCGTGGTCACCGGCGTAGGTGACGACTAGCGCGGGCATGCCTTGCTCGAGGGCGGGGGAGAGGCCGCGGAGCACGGCGCGTCGTTCGCTGTGCATGCCGTGCACGTGAATCGTCCAGGTGTCCGCGTTCGCCGGCTGGGTAGCGGTTCCGGGGAGAAGCCAGGCTTGGCGGCCCGTCCGGCGTGAGTAAACGACTTCCTCGTAGGGACCAAGCTCAGCTGGGTCGTCTGGTACGTAGCCGCTCCAGACAAGGCTGTCTTCCGAAGTGGGGGCCGTGCCGCCGATGATGGGACGGGCAACGGTGCCTTCGCTCGGTGCGGCGCGTACAGGGCCGAGGAGGACGCTTCGTGCGTCCCGATTGCCGAAGTACGCGCGGTGCACTCCTGGGGCCGTGGTGGCAGGTCCGGCCGGAACGGTCACAGAATCGGGACCGGCGCCGAGAACTGGCACGCGTCGCTTGGGGTGCGGCAGGACGATGCGTCGTGCCACGACTGTCCCGACCCCGATCGCGGCAGCACAGACGAGGACGACGAGGATCGCCAGCACGGTGATGAGGGCGGTCACCGGGCAGCTCCTGACAAGGTGTTGCTGGAGTGGGCGTCGATGGCGGTACCGATGTGCTCGAGCCGGCGGTGCTGCTGCGCGTTGAGGGCAAGGTCGCCGGTGGTGAGGTGGTTGTTCACGTCGATGAACACCTCGTAGGTGGCCAATAGGTCATCGCCCCTGGCATGGGGTCGAGTTCCTGCTCTGATGCCGTTGACGGCGAGGAGGTGGCGGAGGTAGCGGCGGCGGACCTGCCAGGGCGCGTCTCGGAGGATTTTCCGGCCGCCGAGGAGGAGGTAGGCGGCGGCGATGAACATGGTCCCTGGGTAAAACAGACCCTGGAAGCCGGCGAACGCGACCGTGGAGATGGGGCTGTTGTGCCCATGGAAGTGCCAGGTCCACGCTCCGAGGAGTTCGCTGGTGGCGCCGAGAGCCATGAGGGCGTGGCCGATGCGGAACAAAACTGCGTCGGCGCGGCGGTCGCCGCGCAGGATACGGAGTGAGTCGAGGCTGAGGCCGAGGATCATGCCCTGGTACACGGTGATGAACACCCATCCCGCCACGGTCGGGAAGCTGTCGTGCAGGAATGTCACAGGGCTGCTGCCATGGCTATGGGCGGGGATCGCGAAGAACGCCGCGGTTTGTGTGGCCAGAAGGATGGCCAGGGCCCAGCGTGCGCCGCGAGCGGTGCTGCGGGCGTGGATCAGCATCGCGTCGCGGAGATACCAGATCGCGGCGGCTGCGGTGAGCGTCTGCACGAGCGCGAGCAGGTTCCGGCCGCCGAGGACGCCGTCGAACATGGACGAGGGGATGACGGTGCCGAGGGTGAGGAAGCTGAGGAGTCCGTAGCCGGTGGTGAGCCATGCCGGTCGCGCCGCACGCCGTCGCCACGCGATCGGTGTGCGGAGGATGAAGAGAGCGGCCGCGAGTGCTAGCGGGATCTCGACCATCAAGCGAAGGCGTCCTCAGCGGGGTTTGTCGGGCGGCTGATTAGCCAGCGGAGGAACTCATATGCAGTTTCCTCGGCCACGAGTTCCTCGAACGCTTGCGTGCTGATGGAGTCGGTTGGGGCGTCGGTGCGGGGAACGCGGGCACGGACCGTACGTGCGCTGGCGATAGGTCCGACGGCTTCGTCCGGGAGGAGGTCACAGCCGGTGTGGCCAGCGACGATGTGACCGAGCTCGTGGAGGATGGAGAAACGCTGATACGGCTTGGGGTCGTTTTCTCGGTAGAGCACGACGCCGCGGTCCGGGAAGTCGACCCAGAGACCCGTTGCGCGAAGGTGCTGATCTTCTGGGAGCGGCTTGATGCTGATCGGCTTGCCGTAGATCGCCTCGACTCGGCCCACGAGACCATCGAGGGCGCGTTCGACGGTGGAGAGGTTAAGGCGGTCAAGGGTCGCCCTGGTGGTGGTTTGGACATCGTCGGCGATGGTCATGGCTGCTCCTCCCGGCCGATGGCTGCTGTGCGGATAGCGGAGGCGATGGCGCGGAGCTCGGAAGGGTCGCCGGCTCCGAGCTGCCGTGCCGCGAGGCCGAGGGCGCCGGTGTCGACGAGGGCGAGTTGAATGTCGATCTGCGCGTCCAGGTCGTCCTCCACCCGGCCAAGCTCCGCTCTGCGGAAGTAGTCGGGTGTCACGTCGAAGAAGGTCGCGATTGCAGCGATCTGATCGTCGGTGAGGGTGCCGGCGTCTCCGTCGAGAAACCGAGCCCACTGGCGCGGGGTGATGCGGGTGGTCCGCGCGTCGACTGCCGCGGTTACGGCTACTTGCACGTCGCGTCCTGGGTGTCGAGCGCTCCAGAGGGCAAGCGCTTTGCTGGCGCGTTCCGCCAGGACCTCAGTCGGCGCGCGGATACCTTCGGCATCTCGCATCCGCTCATACGCGTCGACGGCGGGTTCCAGGAACACGCGGGGGCTGATGCCGAGGGCGTCGGCAATGGTCTGGAGATCGTTGACGTTGAACGGCGCCTCGAGACGGGTGCGCTTGTAGTAGTAGTTCGCGCTGATCCCGGTTCGACGTATTAGCGCCGGCGTGGACACTCCGCTCCGTTCACGCTCACGCTCGATCGCGTCGACGATCGCTCGCGCAAGCTCGTTCGGTGCTCCGGCAGGTGTTCGCCCCATCACTCGACCCTATTTGAGTATTCGCGGTAGTATTGATTACCTAATCGAGTACACGAGAGTAGGCTTATGGACGAGGAACAGAAGGATCCAGGCACCGCGTTCTTTGGTGCAGCCGCACGCGCAAGCGACTACATCGAGGAGGACACGGTGGGTGCGGACCACGTGGCGCGCCTGCGTGCTGCCAGGCCCGCGGAAGCGGAAGGGCTCCGCTCGATCCCGCCCATGCCTGCGTCGCCGGTATCGGCTGAGGAGGCAGTCGAGCCGCCGCGGTCGCTGGCGGTCGTACCCGAGGAGCCGACGGCTCCCGAGGCGGCAGCGGAGCCGCCGGCCGAGCGTCGTCCGGTGGATCGCGAGGCGTCCGCGTCCGTGCTGTTCGGCGGCGCAGCACCGGCCACGCCAGCTGCGACGCCCGGGAAGGCCACGAAGGGCTTCCGGGGGGCGCTGGCGAGCATCGGCCTGCCGATCAAGCCCAGCGCGGCCGAGACGGCCGAACTGTCTGCGGTGGCCGAGGCGGAGGCCCGTCGCGCTCAGAACGAGACCATCATTCGTCAGGCGACGTGGACACGTGCGGTGTCGATCCTGGTCAACAACCCGAAGGGCGGCACGGGTAAGACTCCGACGTCGCTGCTCCTCGGTGGCATCATCGCGTCGATCCGTGGGGGCTCGACGGCGATCGTGGAGTTCTCCGACGACCCGGGCGCACTCAACTACCGCGCCGAGGGGAGCCCGCGGCTCGGGCTCGGTGAGCTGGTCCGCGACGTCGCCGGCATCAAGACGGCCGGGCAGCTCCACGGCTACACCGCCCCGCAGACCTCGTTCGCGAGTGTCATCGCCTCGACCGGTCGTCGCGAGCGGCTGACGGGTGAGGCCGTCGTGGCCGTGTCGAACGTGATCGACGAGTTCTACGGCATCCGCGTCATGGACACCGGCAACCAGCCGACGTCCTCCGCGTTCCGCGGTGCGGTGTCGGTGGCCGACGTCCTGGTGATCCCGGTCCTGAACGCGGGCGACTCGGTACTCGAGGCGATCCAGCTCCTCGACGAGCTGCGCGACGCGGGCGGCCAGCCCGCCGAGCTAGCCGCCCGTGCGATCGCCGTGCGGCTCACGGACGGACGCCCCGAGAGCGAGACGGTGCGCGAGGAGGTCGCGCGGCTGCTGCGCGACGCGGGGGTGCGGTCGCTGCACGAGATTCCTTACGACGAGCACATCGCCGCGCGCGGGCAGCTCACCCTTACATCCCTGGACCCCGCGACTCGGGACGCGTTCGCGGCCGCGACCGCCGCCGTAATCCGCACCTTGCAGGAGGCGGTCACCCCTGCATCCACCACCATCCGGAAGGCCTAACCCATGCACCCCCTCCTCATCGCCG
This sequence is a window from Curtobacterium sp. MCBD17_035. Protein-coding genes within it:
- a CDS encoding ParA family protein; the protein is MLKTTLVANIGGLLASSGYRVLLVDLDPQGNLAEDLGYTGDDRDDEGRALAQALMFGGVAAPVSNVRPNLDVLVGGPALDQATAGLAARANRDPDGAKLALASVLVPLAGNYDMIIVDCPPGDEMLQTAAVAAARWALVPVKTDKSSRKGLTAVAARLDAVLNINPSLDLLGVVLTAVGTGAKSVQRTARNEIAALFNSDHDVVFEATVRHSEATAQATRERGLLAQELDEQVQSAPKWYEVRRGTAVAQAHAPRTASSVADDLYAVATSIVERISAAEREDQPA
- a CDS encoding GNAT family N-acetyltransferase, which produces MELEKLWPLFGLELRTPRLVLRPVRDQDLPALAQAALDGIHNPDRMPFGFPWTDASPEELPRNLAMHQWSLRQVSPQNWTIQFAVILDDEVIGAQDLAAFNFVDRRTVNSGSWLTRRAQGNGVGTEMRAALLLFAFDTLGAEWAESSAAAWNTPSLSVSYKLGYKPNGVTQVSPRPGQPVDEQRVRLSRGAFKRPMWNLQTIGDQPVLAQLGITSS
- a CDS encoding ParA family protein, with translation MDREASASVLFGGAAPATPAATPGKATKGFRGALASIGLPIKPSAAETAELSAVAEAEARRAQNETIIRQATWTRAVSILVNNPKGGTGKTPTSLLLGGIIASIRGGSTAIVEFSDDPGALNYRAEGSPRLGLGELVRDVAGIKTAGQLHGYTAPQTSFASVIASTGRRERLTGEAVVAVSNVIDEFYGIRVMDTGNQPTSSAFRGAVSVADVLVIPVLNAGDSVLEAIQLLDELRDAGGQPAELAARAIAVRLTDGRPESETVREEVARLLRDAGVRSLHEIPYDEHIAARGQLTLTSLDPATRDAFAAATAAVIRTLQEAVTPASTTIRKA
- a CDS encoding acyl-CoA desaturase yields the protein MTSFGYTRTRPAPAGSRGGTSLYSGLLRQVKNRGLLERRTGYYWAVFGVLVVALGGAWAAFAFLGASWFQLIVAAALGVLFTQFAFLSHEAAHRQVFASHRWNDGTAQYAGTFLAGVSYSWWMNKHTRHHGNPNTVGKDPDVSFAALSFREEDAASRSGFLRKLVRVQGYAFFPMLLLEGANLHWQSAKVLANPRELRGRRIEAALFLLRFCLYFGAVFWFLPLGLAVAFLGVQLAVFGLYMGASFAPNHKGMPMIPHDQKVDFFSRQVLTSRNIRGGWWMAHFMGGLNYQVEHHLFPNMPRPHLGAARKMVREYCMENDVPYTETSLVRSYQIVVEYLNRVGLAARDPFECPIVAERRIR
- a CDS encoding ImmA/IrrE family metallo-endopeptidase, translated to MTIADDVQTTTRATLDRLNLSTVERALDGLVGRVEAIYGKPISIKPLPEDQHLRATGLWVDFPDRGVVLYRENDPKPYQRFSILHELGHIVAGHTGCDLLPDEAVGPIASARTVRARVPRTDAPTDSISTQAFEELVAEETAYEFLRWLISRPTNPAEDAFA